Proteins encoded within one genomic window of Streptomyces kaniharaensis:
- a CDS encoding ABC transporter ATP-binding protein: MANHDINLTVRSGTVHALMGENGAGKSTLMKILYGMQKPDEGTIAINGEQCEFHTPGDAIARGIGMVHQHFMLADNLTVWENVVLGGEHLYGIGAKAKAKIKEISDQYGLGVRPDVLVEDLGVADRQRVEILKVLYRGAKILILDEPTAVLVPQEVDALFDNLRDLKSEGVTVIFISHKLHEVLAVADAISVIRRGTTVGDADPKTVTARQLAEMMVGAELPSPESRESTVTSTEMLDVQGLRIAKTDAEGIERVVLDDISLTIRKGEILGIAGVEGNGQAELVEAIMGMLPLDAGTVTLDGKDLSGSLTRARREAGIGYIPEDRHRHGLLLEAPLWENRILGHVTEKPNSNGPLLDPTSAREDTWRIVREFDVRTPGIEVTAASLSGGNQQKLIIGREMAHDPKLLIAAHPTRGVDVGAQAQIWEHIRVAQRNGLAVLLISADLDELIGLSDTIRVIYRGRLVADADPATVTAEDLGTAMTGAARGHIESEPEAVAEAQTVAAEGTEAEQPHTDTADDAQAGE, translated from the coding sequence GTGGCCAACCACGACATCAACCTCACCGTCCGCAGCGGCACCGTGCACGCCCTCATGGGCGAGAACGGCGCCGGCAAGTCGACGCTGATGAAGATCCTCTACGGCATGCAGAAGCCGGACGAGGGCACCATCGCCATCAACGGCGAGCAGTGCGAGTTCCACACCCCGGGCGACGCCATCGCCCGCGGCATCGGCATGGTGCACCAGCACTTCATGCTCGCCGACAACCTCACGGTGTGGGAGAACGTCGTCCTCGGCGGCGAGCACCTGTACGGCATCGGCGCCAAGGCGAAGGCGAAGATCAAGGAGATCTCCGACCAGTACGGCCTGGGCGTGCGCCCGGACGTCCTGGTCGAGGACCTCGGTGTCGCCGACCGCCAGCGCGTCGAGATCCTCAAGGTGCTGTACCGCGGCGCCAAGATCCTGATCCTCGACGAGCCGACGGCCGTGCTCGTCCCGCAGGAGGTCGACGCACTGTTCGACAACCTGCGCGACCTCAAGTCCGAGGGCGTCACCGTCATCTTCATCTCGCACAAGCTGCACGAGGTGCTGGCGGTCGCCGACGCGATCAGCGTGATCCGGCGCGGCACCACGGTCGGCGACGCCGACCCGAAGACCGTCACCGCCCGCCAGCTCGCCGAGATGATGGTCGGCGCCGAGCTGCCCTCCCCGGAGAGCCGCGAGTCGACCGTCACCAGCACCGAGATGCTCGACGTCCAGGGCCTGCGGATCGCCAAGACCGACGCCGAGGGCATCGAGCGCGTCGTGCTCGACGACATCTCGCTCACCATCCGCAAGGGCGAGATCCTTGGCATCGCCGGCGTCGAGGGCAACGGCCAGGCCGAACTGGTCGAGGCCATCATGGGCATGCTCCCGCTGGACGCCGGCACCGTCACCCTCGATGGCAAGGACCTCTCCGGCAGCCTCACCCGGGCCCGCCGCGAGGCCGGCATCGGCTACATCCCCGAGGACCGCCACCGGCACGGCCTGCTGCTGGAGGCCCCGCTCTGGGAGAACCGGATCCTCGGCCACGTCACCGAGAAGCCGAACTCCAACGGCCCGCTGCTCGACCCGACCTCCGCCCGCGAGGACACCTGGCGGATCGTCCGGGAGTTCGACGTCCGTACCCCGGGCATCGAGGTCACCGCGGCCTCCCTCTCCGGCGGCAACCAGCAGAAGCTGATCATCGGCCGCGAGATGGCCCACGATCCCAAGCTCCTGATCGCCGCCCACCCCACCCGCGGTGTGGACGTCGGCGCGCAGGCGCAGATCTGGGAGCACATCCGGGTCGCCCAGCGCAACGGCCTGGCCGTGCTGCTGATCTCCGCGGACCTGGACGAGCTCATCGGCCTCTCCGACACCATCCGGGTCATCTACCGCGGCCGCCTGGTCGCCGACGCCGACCCGGCCACCGTCACCGCCGAGGACCTGGGCACCGCGATGACCGGTGCGGCCCGCGGCCACATCGAGTCCGAGCCGGAGGCCGTCGCCGAGGCCCAGACCGTGGCCGCCGAGGGCACCGAGGCCGAGCAACCGCACACCGACACCGCCGACGACGCCCAGGCGGGGGAGTAA